In the genome of Dermatobacter hominis, the window CCGACATGGAGCGCCTGCACACCAAGGTGATGGCGTTCAACGAGGACGTCACGGCGTCCGGCTCGTGGGTGTTCGGCGGCGGCCTGCTCCCCGGGATCTCGGCCACGGTGGTCCGCCCGGTCGGCGACGACGACGTCTCGGTGACCGACGGCCCCTACGCCGAGTCGAAGGAGATCATGGGCGGCTTCTGGGTCCTCGAGCTCCCGGACCTGGACGCCGCGCTCGAGCACGCCCGCCGGGCATCGCTCGCCTGCGAGGGCCCGGTCGAGGTCCGGCCCTTCCAGGGGTGAGCCCCGCAGGCGCCGCCGGCGGCCGGGGCGACGGCGACCTCGACGCCGTGTTCCGGCGCGAGGCCGGCCGTTGCACCGCCACCCTCGTCCGCGTCCTCGGCGACATCGACCTCGCCGAGGACGCGGTCGCGGAGGCGTTCGTCGAGGCGGCGCGGCGGTGGCCGTCCGAGGGCCTGCCCGCCAACCCCGGCGCGTGGATCACGACCACCGCCCGCAACCGGGCGATCGACCGGCTCCGCCGCGAGTCGGGCCGGGACGACCGCCACCGAGCGGCGCACCGGATGGCGGAGCTGCGCCGGGAGGAGGACGACGTGGACGACCCCGACATGCACGACCTCGACGCCTACGTCGACGTGGTGCCCGACGACCAGCTGCGCCTGATGTTCCTCTGCTGCCACCCCGCGCTGTCGCCCGACGCGCAGGTGGCGCTGACGCTGCGGCTGCTCGGCGGCCTCGAGACCACCGAGATCGCCCACGCCTTCCTCGTGCCCGAGCCGACGATGGCGCAGCGCATCGTGCGGGCCAAGCGGAAGCTGCGCGACAACCACGCGCCGTATCGCATCCCCCGCGCCGCCGAGCTGCCCGACCGCCTGCGGACGGTCCTCGCCGCCATCTCGCTGATCTTCACGGAGGGCCACCGCGCGAGCTCCGGTTCGGAGCTCGTCCGCGTGGACCTGTCCGAGGAGGCCATCCGGCTCGGGCGGGTGCTCGTCGACCTCATGCCCGACGAGCCCGAGGCCGTCGGCCTGCTCGCCCTCATGCTGCTGACCGACGCCCGGCGCGCCGCCCGCACCGACGCCGACGGCTCGCTCGTCGCGCTTGCGGACCAGGACCGGACCCGCTGGGACCACGACCGCATCGCCGAGGGCCACGACCTGGTGCGGGCGTGCCTGCGGCGCGGCCGCCCTGGTCCGTTCCAGGTCCAGGCCGCGATCGCCGCGGTCCACGCCGACGCCGCGACCGCTGCGGCCACGGACTGGGCCCAGATCGTGGCGCTGTACGACCAGCTGCTCGTCCTGCGGCCCGACCCGGTCGTGGGCCTGAACCGGGCGGTCGCGGTCGCCGAGCTCGACGGTCCCGCCGCCGGCCTCGACGCCCTCGGGCCGGTCGACGCCGAGCGGCTCGACGAGTACCAGCCGTTCCATGCGGCGCGGGCCGACCTGCTCGCCCGCGCCGGGCGGGGCGACGAGGCGCGGCGGGCCTACGACCGGGCGATCGAGCTGACCACCGTGGACGCGGAGCGGGCGTTCCTCGTCGACCGCCGGGCCGCACTCGGACCGGAGGGGTAGGCACGCCTTCCCATACGGTGTATATCTAGACCCGTGGCCGTCGTCGACACCGCCCCGCGTCGCAAGCGGGGCTCGCTCACGCCCGACGAGGTGGTGGCCGAGGCCGGCGCCCTCATCGAGGAGTCCGGCGTCGACGCCCTGACGATGCGACGCCTCGCCGAGCGGCTCGGCGTCAACCCGATGACGCTCTACCTGCGGTTCGAGAACCGTGACGAGCTCGTCGGGGCGCTGGTGGCCAGCCGGCTGCAGCAGGTGCTCGTCGATCCGGATGCCGTTCGCCCGCCGGCCGCGGCGCCGGTCGAGGACCAGATGGTCGCCTGGGCCCGCTCCGTCCGCGACGCCCTCGTCGGTCTCGGCCCGCTGATGTCGCAGGTGCGCGACGGCCGCCACATGGGCGGCGCGGTGCTCGACCTGACCGAGCGCGGCCTGGCCGCCGTCAAGGCCGCCGGCCTGGACGACGAGGTCGCCGTCGCGGCGTTCCGCTCGTTGTTCTGGCACGCGGTCGGCTTCGCCGTCCTCCGGCCCTCGCTCTGGGCGCACGCGCCCGAGCTGCTCGAGGGCGTCGAGCTCGACGCCGCCACGCACCCGAACCTGGCCCGGCTCGCCGGCGAGCTCGGGGCCTTCGACCCGGACGAGCTGTTCGAGCGCACGACCCGCGCGCTCGTCGCCGGCCTGGTCGCACCGTCACGACCCGATCGGGGGGAACCATGAGCACGACCACCACCGACGTCCCGCTCGCCGAGGACCAGCCGGATCCGGCGGCCACCGGCGCCCTGCGCATCAGCCTGCCGGGCAGCGACGTGCAGGTCGGTCCCGTCGGGTACCTCGCCGCCGAGCGCCGGCGGCTCGACGGGCTGACCTGGCGGCACTTCGACGTGCAGCGCTGCAGCGCGACGGTCGGCGCCGAGCTGTCGGGCATCCGCCTGGCCGACGACCTGCCCGACGAGGTCATCGCCGAGGTCGCCCGAGCACTCGCCGAGTACAAGGTGATCTTCTTCCGCGCCCAGCCGATGACCGCCGCCGAGCACGTCGCGTTCGCCCGCCGGTTCGGCGACCTCGAGGTCCACCCGTTCCTGCCGGCCAACGCCGAGGCACCCGAGGTCGTGCGGTTCGCCAAGTCCGCCGACGTCGGCGGCTACGAGAACGGCTGGCACCACGACGTGACCTGGCGCGCCGTCCCTTCGAAGGGTGCCGTGCTGCACGCCCTCGAGGTCCCGCCGTCGGGCGGCGACACGGTGTTCTCCGACGCCCACGCCGCGCTCGAGTCGCTCGACGACGACCTGCGCGCCCGGATCGACGACCTGCTGGCGGTGCACGACTTCTCGAACGTGTTCGGCCACGGGATGGCTCCCGACGAGCTGGCGAGGATGCGCGACCAGCACCCGCCGGTCGAGCACCCGGTCGTCGTCACGCACGAGGTGACCGGGCGCGACCTGCTCTACGTCAACCGCTTCTTCGTCTCGCACCTGGCCGAGGCCGACGGCACACCGCTCGACCGCGACGAGAGCCGGGCCCTGATCGACCGCCTCTGCCGGGCCTTCGAGCTGCTCGAGCACCAGACCCGGTTCCGCTGGGAGCCCGAGTCGGTGGCGTTCTGGGACAACCGGGCCGTCCAGCACTACGCGTGCAGCGACTACTGGCCCGACGTCCGCGTCATGGAGCGGGCCAGCATCATCGGCAGCGCCCCGGCGCGGGTGCGCTGAGCGGGGCCCGAGGCGGGACCGAGCCGAGGCGGGACCGAGCCGGGGCGCGGCGCCGGGGCGGGGCGTCAGCAGCCGCGGCTGCCGGCCAGCGCGACCTCGACCAGCCGGCGCAGCTCGCCCCGGTCGCGGGTGGCCGTGGCCGGGTCGGCCAGCAGGCTCTGCAGCACGCGCACGACGAGCTCGACGACGAGGTCGCGCCGCTCGGCCGGCACGCCGCCGTGCCCGGGCAGCTCGGCGAGCACGGCCAGCGTGAAGGCCAGGCTCTGTTCGCCGACGACGGAGGGGTTGAACGAGCCCGGCGCGAACAGCACCGACAGCTGGCGGTCCGCAGGGAGCTCGTCGAGGCAGAACAGGACCGCGTCGACGAGCGGCTCCTCGCTCCGCACCTCGTCGAGGTGGCGGAGCAGGCGCTCGACGAACGGCACGCCGGCGCGCGTGGTCGCCGCCGCGATCAGGGCGTCACGGCCCGCGAAGTACCGGTAGAGCGTCTGGCGCGTGATGCCGACCGAGCTGGCCACCATCGCCATGTCGACGCGTGCGCCGACCTCGTCGATGCAGGCCGCGGCCGCGTCGACGATCCGCTCGACCGCCTCCTCGTCGGACGCCGGCGGATCGCCCGCCCACCCGTGCGTGCGCACCGGCCGGCGTCAGGACCCGACGGGCGTGAAGCGCGCCGGCATGTGCTTGAGCCCGGCGACGAACGCGGAGGGGACCCGGTCGGGCAGGCGCTCGGGGTCGACGACCGCGATGTCGGGGAGGCGGCGGAACAGCTCCTCGAACACCACCTTGATCTCCATGCGGGCCAGGTTGGCGCCCATGCAGTAGTGCGGGCCGAAGCCGAAGGCGACGTGCGGGTTGGGGTCCCGGTCGATCCGGAACTCCTCGGGCGAGTCGAACACGCGGTCGTCGCGGTTGGCCGACTGGTAGAGCAGCAGGACCTGGTCGCCCTCGGCGAGCTCCGTGCCGGCGAGCGTGACCGGGCCGGTGACCGTGCGGGTGAAGTTGAGCACCGGCGTGGTCCACCGGAGGATCTCCTCGACCGCGGCGTCGATCAGCGACGGGTCGGCCAGCAGCGCGTCGCGCTGCTCGGGGAAGCGGCTGAAGGCGCGCAGCCCGCCGGCGATCGCGTTCCGGGTGGTCTCGTTGCCGGCGACCATCAGCAGCACGCAGAACATCAGCAGCTCGTCGTTGCTGAGGTCGTTGACGACCCGGTCGGTCGTCTCGTAGTGGCCGCGGATCTCCTCGTCGTAGCTGAGCTCGCCGGCGTCGTAGGCCTGGGCGAGGATCGAGAGCATGTCGTCGCGGGGGTCCTGCCGGCGCTCGTCGAGCACCTTCGACACCAGCGCGGTGTACTCGCCGAACGCGAGTCCGGCCCGCTCGATCGTGGCCACGTCGTCGTCGGAGGCGGCCTCGCCGGCGATCATGCCCTCGGACCACTCGTAGAGCGACCCCCGGATGGTGGGGTCGAGGCCGAGCAGCTCGGAGATCACGATCAGCGGCACGTGCGCGGCGAGGTCCGACACGAAGTCGATCTCGCCGGTGGCCGCGACGTCGTCGATGACCGAGTTCGTGAGCTCTCGGACGTGGTCGGTCATCGTGCGGACCTGCCGCGGCGTGAGCCCGCGGGACAGGATGCGGCGCTGGCGAGTGTGCTCCGGGTCGTCCATCGAGACGATCGACAGGGGCACCAGGTTCACCGGCCGGACGCCCTTGGCGGAGCTGTAGTGCTCGGCGTCGCGGGACACCTCGACCACGTCGGCGTGGCGCGACACGGCGTACATGCCGCTCCGCTCGTCGTGCCAGACGGGGTGGTGGTCCCGGAGCCACGCGTAGAACGCCCACGGGTCGTCGTAGAGCCCCGGGTCGGTGAGATCGGCCTGCTCGAAGTCGGTCATCGTCGCGGGACCCCCTGTGGTCGGAGCGAGCTGCGGTGTCGGGTCGGACGGTCGTCGGGATCGTCCTGAACGATCGTTCGCTCGCGACCATACACAAGCCGAACCGTGTCTACCCGCGCGCCCCGGGGCCGCCGGTAGCGTCCTGCGGCCGTGGGGTCGTTCGCGGCATCGGCGGTCGTGGCCATCGTGGGCGGCATCGTGATCGCCCTGCTCGTGTTCGTCCCCGAGGTCGCCATCCGGTACCGGCGGTCCGGGCGCATGACCGCGAGCGACCTGGCGGCGCTGGTCGTGGTCCCCGTCTACGGCCTGGCGGTGTGGACCTACACGCTGCTGCCGCTGCCGGACCCCGACGACCTGGTGTGCCAGGACCCGTCGTTCCGGCCGTTCGGCTCGTTCCAGGCGATCCGCGCCGCCGGCGTCGACTCGCTCGCCGACCTGGCCACGAACTGGCCCCTGGCGTCTGCGGTGCTCAACGTCCTGCTGTTCGTGCCGCTCGGTGTCATCCTGCGGTGGCGCTACCGGCGCGGCGCCGTCGTCGCCGGGCTGGTCGGCCTCGGCGTCTCGCTGCTCGTCGAGACCACGCAGCTCACCGGCATCTGGGGCGTGTACCCGTGCGCCTACCGCTACTTCGACGTGGACGACCTGATCACCAACACGACGGGCGCGCTGATCGGCTCGTTGCTCTCGTGGTTCGTCCTGCGCCACCGGCCGGAGCCGCATGTGGTGCCCGACGAGCGGATGATGACGGGCGGGCAGCGGATCGTCGCGGTCGTGTGCGACGTGCTCACCATCCTCCTCGTCGGCACCGCCACCGTCGTGGCGTGGCGGGCGATCGCCCTGCGCGTACTCGAGGTCGACGCCGACCAGCACCTCGGCGTCCAGCGTGCGCTCCAGTGGGGCGTGCCGTTCCTGGTCGAGGCGGTGGTCGTGCTCGTGCTCGGCCGGACGATCGGGGAGTGGGCCGTCCGCCTCGGGACCGTCGCGCCCCGCCCGCTCTGGACGGTCCCGGGGCGCGTGATCAAGCTCGCCACCGGCCCCGGGGTGATCGTCGCGATCGGCTGGTGGGACTCGCCGTGGGCGCTGGGCGCCCTGATCGCCGTCGCCGTCGCCAGCGTGGTCGCGGCGCTGGCGTGGCCCGATCACCGGGGGCTGTCGAACGGCATCGCCGGACTGCGACCGGTCGTGTCGGCCTGGCGCCACCGCCGTCCCGTCGATCTCGGTCCCGTCGAGCTCGGGGCCGTCCACCCCAGGGCCGACGACCGCGGGGTCGACGACCGGCCCCCGCCGCCCGTCCGGTGATGCCCGGGACGTCGATCCCGACGTCCCGGGCACCACGGAGCGGTGTCAGGTGCCCTTGTAGTTGAGGACCTGCTGCAGCGTGCGCTGCACCGACACCAGGTCCTCCTGGTCGGCCATGACCTGGTCGATGTCCTTGTAGGACCGCGGGTCCTCGTCGAGGAGCGCCTCGGCCTGCTCGGAGTTCCACGCCCGGCCCGCCATCCGGGCCCGGAGGCCCTCGAGGTCGAGCGTCCGCCGCGCCTGTCCCCGCGACAGCCGCCGGCCGGCGCCGTGGCTGCACGAGCAGTACGACGCAGGGCTGCCCAGGCCCTCGACGATGTACGAGCGCGTGCCCATCGACCCGGGGATCACGCCCACGTCGCCGGCGCGGGCCCGGATCGCGCCCTTGCGGGTGATCCACATGTCCCGGTCGAGGTGGTGCTCGAGCTGGGTGAAGTTGTGGTGGCAGTTCACCCGGCGGGTCTCGATCACCTCGGTGCCGAGCACGTCGGCGACCTGCCGCAGCACGGCGTCCATCATGACCTCGCGGTTGGCCAGCGCGTAGTCCTGCGCCCAGAGCATGTGCCGGACGTAGTCCTCGAACTCGGGCGTGCCCTCGACGAGGTACGCCAGGTCCTGGTCATCGAGGTCGATGAACCAGCGGCGCATCAGGCCCTTCGCCGTCTCGATGTGCCGCTGGGCCAATCGGTTGGCCGATGCCCCCGCGAGCCGGAGTGGAGGACGACCCAGACGCGGTCGCGCTCGTCCAGGCACACCTCGACGAAGTGGTTGCCCGACCCGAGCGAGCCCATCTGCGTCGCCGCCGTCCGCTGCTGCTTCGCGTCCAGGTCCTCGGCCCGCCCGTCGTGGAGCAGCGCCGCGGCGGCGTCCTGCGCGGTGTCGTGGCCGCGCCCGACGCCCGCCGGGACGACCTGGGAGATGCGGTCGTGCAGCGGCCGCAGGTCGTCGGGCAGCGCGGACGAGTCGAAGGGCAGCTCGGCCGCGATCATCCCGCAGCCGATGTCGACGCCGACCGCGGACGGGATGATGGCGCCGCGAGTGGGGATCACCGAGCCGATCGTGGCGCCCTTGCCGACGTGGGCGTCGGGCATGAGCGCCAGGTGCCCCGCGACGAACGGCATCGACGCGGCGCGCTGGGCCTGCGCGAGCGCGGCGGCGTCCAGGTCGGACGCCCAGTTGAGGACGTTGCCGGTGCGGGTGGGGGACATGGCTCCCACCTTGGAGGAGCACCCGGCACGCGGTCGACCGCTTTCCCTCGGCCCCTTCTCACGGGACGGGTCGCGTCGGGCCGTAGCGGGCGCACGGCGCGCCGGTCACGGCGGCCCAGTGCTGGTCGCCGTACGACACGTGCCACCACTCCTCGGCCAGGCCGACGAAGCCCTGGGGGGCGAGGTGCGCGTGCAGCAGCCGGCGCAGCGCGCGGGACCCATCGTCGGTCGCGCCGGCTGGCCGCTCCTCGAGCGAGCGGAGGTGGGCGGCCGGGGTGAAGTCGTCGAACACGGTCCCGAGCGCCAGCGCGGTGCCGCGCCACGTCAGCGTGACGTCGACCGCGGCGCCGGTCGTGTGGGGTGGGACCACGGCGGGGTCGTCGGGATCCGCGAGGAACCCGGGCGGCAGCGTGCTGCCCGGCCCGTAGAAGTGCTCGTAGAGCGCCCGGACGGTGGTCGGGCTCCGCCAGCCGTCGAACACGGCGAGGCCCCAGTCGTCGGGCAGCGACGACGCTGCGGCACGCAGGCGGTCGGCCACCCCGGCGCGCAGCCACACGTCGTCGGCGGTGCCGTCCCAGCCGTCGCGCCGGTACAGGTTGAGCAGCCGGAGGCGCGGCCCCTCGTCCATGCGCACCATCGGCTCGTCGCACTCCGCGACGTCTGGCGTCCGGCCCCCGCCGTCGGGGTCCACGAGCGGCGGGAGGTCGTCGGCGTCGGGCACCTCGATGCCGGCGACCGCCCCGGGCGGCGGGTGGTCGGGGTCGTGCCCGGGCTCGTCGGCCATGACCAGCCATCGTGTCACCCGAGCGCCGCATGCCGAGCGCCACTGCTGCGACCGGCGGCTGTTAGGGTTGCTTGACAACCCCCGACCGCCACCCGCCCGAGGAGCCCCGTGCACGACGAGACCGCGACCGCCACCGATCCCGACGAGCAGGTCCTCGCCGTCGTCGGTGCGCTCAACGGCGTCTACGCCGACTCGCTCCTGCTGGTGGGACGGATCCTCGGCGACCGTCGGGACGCCACGTCCGCCACGGTCGTCGGCGCCGACCTGGCCGGCATCGACGTGCGGCTGACGGACCCGGACGGCGACCACGACGTGCGCATCGACTTCCCCGAACCCGCCACCGCCGAGTCGCAGGTCGTCGACGCCGCGATGGCGCTCGTCGTCACGGCCCGCGAGCGCTCGGGCGAGCCCGGCACGACGTCGGCCGAGCGGGTCATCGCCGAGATGGGCGGCATCCGGACGATGCTCACCCGTGTCGTGCGGGTCGTCGACGAGCACCCGCACCTCCGGCGCATCACCTTCCGGGGCGGCGACCTCGACACGTTCGCCCCCCTCGGGCCCGACACGTTCCTTTACGTGCTGCTGCCGCCGCCCGGTCGGACGGAGCTCACGATCGACCAGGGCTTCAGCTGGGAGTCGGTGGGGGACATGCCGCAGGACGAGCGGCCGGTCGGGGCGTACTACTCGATGCGCGAGTGGCGCCCCGACACGAAGGAGCTCGACGTGCTGTTCGTGCTCCACGGCGACGAGGGCCCGGCCTCCGCGTGGGCCCAGCGGGCCGCGCCGGGCGACCCGGTCGCGCTGTGGGGGCCGCGCACGGCGTACGCCCCGCCCCCGACCACGACCGAGTACCTCCTCGTCGCCGACGAGACCGGCCTCCCCGCGACGGCGGCGATCATCGAGTCGCTGCCCCTCGGCACCCCCGTCCGGGTGTTCGCCGAGGTCGCGTCGATGGACCAGCGCCAGGCGCTGCCCGAGCGTGACGGCGTCGAGGTCACGTGGCTCGACCGCGCCGGGGCGGAGCCCGGCACCACCTCGCTGCTCGACGATGCGGTGCGAGCGGCGGCGCCCCCCGCCCCGACGGCTTACGTGTGGGGCGGGGCCGAGAGCCGCTGCATCACGGCGGTGCGGCGCTACGTGCGGCGAGAGGTGGGCCTGCCGAGGGAGCAGGTGTCGCTCACCGGCTACTGGCGGCACCGGGACCACGAGGACGACGCGTACTTCGACGAGGATGCCTGAGCAGAGCGCAGCGGAGGGCCTGAGCACAGCGCAGCGGAGATCCTGAGCAACGCCGTAGCGTGACCGCGTGGCGCTGCGCTTCCTGACCGAGTTCGATCCCGAGTACGGCCGGGCCGTCGACGTGTCGCCCGGCCTGGTGCGGGTGGTCGCCGAGAACCCGAGCAAGTACACGGCCTGGGGGACCGGGACCTACCTGGTCGGCGACGGCGAGGTGGCGGTGATCGACCCCGGTCCGGACCTGGCCCCCCACGTCGAGGCGGTCCTGGCCGCCCTCGACGGTCGGCGCGTGACCCACGTGCTCGTCACCCACACGCACGCCGACCACTCGCCGGCGGCGCGAGCGATCAGCCGGGCGACGGGGGCGCCGACGTACGGCTTCGGGCCGCACCCGCCCGAGGCGACGTCCGGTGACGCCGACACGCGGTCACCGGCCGGCGGTGAGGTCGACGCGACCGACGCCGCCGACGAGGTCGAGGTCGACGAGTCCGGCGATCGCGAGTTCGTGCCCGACGTCGCGGTCCGCGACGGCGACGTGCTCGAGGGCGACGGGTTCCGGTTCGAGTGCCTCCACACGCCGGGCCACATCTCGAACCACGTCTGCTACGCCGAGGGGGAGCGGGGCCTGCTGTTCCCGGGCGACCACGTGATGGGGTGGTCGACGACCGTCGTGTCGCCGCCCGACGGCGACATGGCCGCCTACGTGGCCGGCCTCCGGCGCCTGGTCGACCGTCGGGAGGACGGGCGGGACGGCACCTACCTGCCGACGCACGGTCCGCCGATCACGGACCCGGGGCCGTACGTCGCGGCGCTGGTCGACCACCGACTCGAGCGGGACCGACAGATCCTCGAGCTGCTCGACGGCGGGACCCGCACGGTCGACGAGCTCGTGGCCGTCATGTACGCCGACGTGCGGCCCGAGCTGCACGCGCCTGCGGGGCGCTCGGTGCTCGCCCACCTTCTCGCCCTGGAGCGGGCCGGGCTGGTCGAGGAGGCCGATCCGGCGGGGTGGCGACCCGTGCGGACGGGGGGCAGTCTGGGGTCATGACCCTGACCGAAGGCGGGCTGCCCGTCGGCGCCGTCACCGAGGACTGGGCGACCGACGCCCGGTACTTCGAGTACACGGCCGCCGCCGACCCGATCCGCTCCGGGCACACGCCCCGCGTGCCGATCCGCTCCTTCCCGTCCGCCTTCATCGGCGACCACGGGACGGGCATCGAGCACCTCGACCTCTCGGCCGAGCTCGGCACGGCCGTGGCCGGCAGCGAGGGGCCGGCGACCAGCCCGGCGCTCCTGGCGTCGTTCGTCCACATCCGCTCCGGCGAGGCCCTCCGGACCTCGGCGACCGCCACCTCCGAGCTGCACGTCGTGCTGCGGGGGAGCGGCGTCACCGAGCTGGCCGACCTCGTGCTGCCGTGGTCGACCGGCGACGTGGTCGTGCTGCCGGCGGGGGCGCCGGCGGTGCACCGCGTCGACGCCGTCTCCGAGGCCGAGGCGGCGGTGATCTACCGCGTGACCGACGAGCCGCTGCTGCGGTACCTGGGCGTCGCACCGGTCGAGGCGCGCTTCGGCGCGACGCGCTGGGAGGCCTCGGAGATCCGGCGCCAGCTGGACCTCGTCGCGTCCGACCCGCGGGCGGCGGACCGCAACCGCGTGAGCGTCCTGCTCGCCGGCGCCTCGCAGCCGCAGACGCTGACCGCCACCCACGTGCTGTGGGCCATGTTCGGCCTGCTGCCCGTCGGGGCCGTGCAGCGACCGCACCGCCACCAGTCGGTGGCGCTCGACCTGATCGTGGACTGCCGGCCGGGTTGCCACACGCTCGTCGGCGACGAGCTCGACGAGCGGGGCGACATCGTGGACCCGGTCCGCGTCGACTGGGAGCCCGGAGCCGCGTTCGTGACGCCGCCGGGCCTCTGGCACGCGCACGTGAACGACTCGGGCGCGCCGGCGCACCTCTTCCCGGTGCAGGACGCGGGGCTCCACACGTACCTGCGCTCGCTCGACATCCGCTTCGTCCGCTGAGCGGGCGGTCGGGGCCCGTGACCGAGACCGTCGAGACCGCGCGTGCCGCGGACCTGCGCGCCGGGCTCCCGCTGGCGGTCGTGTCGGCCGCGTCGTTCGGCCTGTCGGGTTCGCTCGCATCCGCGCTGATGGACGCCGGCTGGACGGCGGGGGCGGCGGTGACGGCCCGGGTCGCGGTGGCGGCGGTCGTGCTCGTGGTGCCCGGGCTCCGTGCGGTGCAGGGCCGGTCGGAGGTCCTCCGCCGCAACGCCGGGACGATCGTCGCCTACGGCGTGCTGGCCGTCGCGGCCACCCAGCTCTGCTACTTCTACGCCGTGTCGCGGCTGCCCGTGGGGGTCGCGCTGCTCGTCGAGTACACGGCGCCCGTGGCCGTGGTCGGGTGGATGTGGGTCGTCCACCGCCAGCCCCCGAGCCGGCTCACGGTCCTCGGCGCGGGGATCGCGCTCTGCGGGCTCCCGCTGCTGCTCGACCTGTTCGGCAGCGGCGCCTCGGACGGCGGCGTGGACGTCGTGGGCGTTCTGTGGGCGCTCGCGGCCATGGTCGGC includes:
- a CDS encoding cupin domain-containing protein; translated protein: MTLTEGGLPVGAVTEDWATDARYFEYTAAADPIRSGHTPRVPIRSFPSAFIGDHGTGIEHLDLSAELGTAVAGSEGPATSPALLASFVHIRSGEALRTSATATSELHVVLRGSGVTELADLVLPWSTGDVVVLPAGAPAVHRVDAVSEAEAAVIYRVTDEPLLRYLGVAPVEARFGATRWEASEIRRQLDLVASDPRAADRNRVSVLLAGASQPQTLTATHVLWAMFGLLPVGAVQRPHRHQSVALDLIVDCRPGCHTLVGDELDERGDIVDPVRVDWEPGAAFVTPPGLWHAHVNDSGAPAHLFPVQDAGLHTYLRSLDIRFVR
- a CDS encoding MBL fold metallo-hydrolase, which produces MALRFLTEFDPEYGRAVDVSPGLVRVVAENPSKYTAWGTGTYLVGDGEVAVIDPGPDLAPHVEAVLAALDGRRVTHVLVTHTHADHSPAARAISRATGAPTYGFGPHPPEATSGDADTRSPAGGEVDATDAADEVEVDESGDREFVPDVAVRDGDVLEGDGFRFECLHTPGHISNHVCYAEGERGLLFPGDHVMGWSTTVVSPPDGDMAAYVAGLRRLVDRREDGRDGTYLPTHGPPITDPGPYVAALVDHRLERDRQILELLDGGTRTVDELVAVMYADVRPELHAPAGRSVLAHLLALERAGLVEEADPAGWRPVRTGGSLGS
- a CDS encoding EamA family transporter — its product is MTETVETARAADLRAGLPLAVVSAASFGLSGSLASALMDAGWTAGAAVTARVAVAAVVLVVPGLRAVQGRSEVLRRNAGTIVAYGVLAVAATQLCYFYAVSRLPVGVALLVEYTAPVAVVGWMWVVHRQPPSRLTVLGAGIALCGLPLLLDLFGSGASDGGVDVVGVLWALAAMVGAATYFVMSADDSSGLPPITLAASGLVVGAVVLGAACAVGVLPVTATADPVAFRSVAVPWWVPILVLGLVTAAFAYVTGIAATRRLGSRLASFVALTEVIAAIGFAWLLLGQVPLAVQLVGAGIVLAGVVVVRLGESVPPAEPAPDVTLS